A window of the Microbacterium sp. LWH13-1.2 genome harbors these coding sequences:
- a CDS encoding response regulator transcription factor: protein MTAASEGARIRLLIADDQALVRGALGALLELEPDLTVVGMASDGAEALRLAEELRPDVCLMDIQMPGMDGVEATRRVRAASPTTQILIVTTFARPGYLRSALDAGASGFIVKDTPAEQLAEAVRRVHRGVRVLDPVLAADSLFDGANPLSERERQVLRLAEDGRSAAAVAAEVFLSAGTVRNHLSAAIGKTGAANRAQAVRIALDKGWI, encoded by the coding sequence GTGACGGCCGCGAGTGAGGGTGCGCGCATCCGTCTGCTCATCGCCGACGATCAGGCGCTGGTGCGCGGCGCACTGGGGGCACTGCTCGAGCTCGAGCCCGACCTCACCGTGGTCGGCATGGCATCGGACGGTGCAGAGGCGCTGCGGCTCGCGGAGGAGCTGCGACCGGATGTGTGTCTGATGGACATCCAGATGCCGGGCATGGACGGCGTGGAGGCGACGCGTCGGGTACGCGCGGCGAGCCCGACGACGCAGATCCTCATCGTGACCACCTTCGCGCGCCCCGGATATCTGCGGTCGGCGCTGGACGCCGGAGCCAGCGGGTTCATCGTGAAGGACACCCCTGCCGAGCAGCTGGCGGAGGCGGTGCGTCGGGTGCATAGGGGCGTGCGCGTGCTCGATCCGGTGCTCGCCGCGGACAGCCTGTTCGACGGTGCGAACCCACTGAGCGAGCGGGAGCGTCAGGTGCTCCGTCTCGCTGAGGACGGCCGATCGGCCGCTGCCGTCGCGGCCGAGGTGTTCCTGTCTGCGGGCACGGTGCGAAATCACCTCTCCGCGGCGATCGGGAAGACGGGCGCGGCGAACCGTGCGCAGGCCGTGCGGATCGCGCTCGACAAGGGCTGGATCTGA
- a CDS encoding FAD-dependent monooxygenase yields MQFHHHGYVSGDPRVKDAAGIGTERPADLPDEIDVLIVGSGPAGMLLAAQMSQYPDVSTRIIEKRDGRLVLGQADGIQPRSVETFQAFGFAERIIAEAYNIGWMNFWGPNPERPNEIVRTSRTADYAYDICEFPHLIVNQARVLDYFAEAAANGPGRIVPDYGVEFMRLTVHDEGEYPVEVALRYVAGERAGEERTIRAKYVAGCDGARSGVRQAIGRTHVGGSAAHAWGVMDVLVNTDFPDWRTKCAINSEAGNILHIPREGGYLSRMYIDLGEVAEDDDHRVRQTPIEDIIAKANAILSPYTLDVKEVAWHSVYEVGHRVTDGFDDVIDGSGRTPRVFLTGDACHTHSAKAGQGMNVSMQDGFNLGWKLGSVLTGRAPEALLATYGAERRPVAQQLIDFDREWSTLMARRPSEITDPSDLATYYLATAEFPSGFMTQYTSSMITGSDAHQALAAGFPLGKRFKSAEVVRVGDGNVVHLGHHAKADGRWRVYAFGGRDAATLDAWASQAEPVLARFTPADADQDAVFDVKAIYQQPYEEVEVTSAPALFQPRTGPLGLTDWEKVYAAGPSKWTEIDIFEARGLSRDGVVVVVRPDQYVSAILPLDAVDELAAFFEGALLPAS; encoded by the coding sequence ATGCAGTTCCACCACCACGGCTATGTCTCGGGAGACCCGCGTGTGAAGGATGCCGCGGGCATCGGCACCGAGCGGCCCGCAGACCTCCCCGACGAGATCGATGTCCTGATCGTCGGCTCCGGCCCCGCCGGCATGCTGCTCGCCGCGCAGATGTCGCAGTACCCCGATGTCTCCACTCGTATCATCGAGAAGCGTGACGGTCGTCTGGTGCTCGGGCAGGCCGACGGCATCCAGCCGCGGAGCGTCGAGACGTTCCAGGCCTTCGGGTTCGCCGAGCGCATCATCGCCGAGGCCTACAACATCGGGTGGATGAACTTCTGGGGACCGAACCCCGAGCGTCCGAACGAGATCGTGCGCACTTCGAGGACCGCCGACTACGCCTACGACATCTGCGAGTTCCCGCACCTGATCGTCAACCAGGCGCGCGTGCTGGACTACTTCGCAGAGGCCGCGGCGAACGGCCCCGGTCGCATCGTCCCCGACTACGGCGTCGAGTTCATGCGGCTGACCGTGCACGACGAGGGCGAGTACCCGGTCGAGGTCGCGCTGCGATACGTCGCGGGGGAGCGGGCGGGTGAGGAACGCACGATCCGAGCCAAGTACGTCGCGGGCTGCGACGGTGCGCGCAGCGGCGTGCGCCAGGCGATCGGGCGAACGCACGTCGGGGGCAGCGCTGCCCACGCCTGGGGCGTCATGGATGTGCTCGTGAACACGGACTTCCCCGACTGGCGCACCAAGTGCGCGATCAACTCGGAGGCGGGAAACATCCTGCACATCCCGCGCGAGGGCGGATACCTCAGCCGGATGTACATCGACCTCGGCGAGGTCGCCGAAGACGATGACCACCGAGTGCGGCAGACGCCGATCGAGGACATCATCGCCAAGGCGAACGCGATCCTCAGCCCCTACACGCTCGACGTCAAGGAGGTCGCCTGGCACAGCGTCTACGAGGTGGGGCACCGGGTGACCGACGGGTTCGACGACGTGATCGACGGGTCGGGCCGCACGCCGCGGGTGTTCCTCACGGGCGATGCCTGCCACACGCACAGCGCCAAGGCGGGTCAGGGCATGAACGTGTCGATGCAGGACGGCTTCAACCTCGGGTGGAAGCTCGGCTCCGTCCTCACCGGGCGGGCGCCCGAGGCGCTGCTCGCGACGTACGGCGCCGAGCGCCGACCGGTGGCCCAGCAGCTCATCGACTTCGACCGGGAGTGGTCGACGCTCATGGCGCGCAGGCCCTCGGAGATCACCGACCCCAGCGACCTCGCGACCTACTACCTCGCGACCGCGGAGTTCCCCTCCGGATTCATGACCCAGTACACCTCGTCGATGATCACGGGTTCCGACGCGCACCAGGCGCTCGCCGCAGGGTTCCCCCTCGGCAAGCGCTTCAAGTCGGCAGAGGTCGTGCGGGTGGGCGACGGCAACGTCGTGCACCTCGGCCACCACGCCAAGGCCGACGGACGGTGGCGCGTCTACGCATTCGGAGGTCGGGATGCCGCGACGCTCGACGCGTGGGCGTCGCAGGCGGAGCCTGTGCTGGCGCGCTTCACGCCGGCGGATGCCGATCAGGACGCCGTCTTCGACGTCAAGGCGATCTACCAGCAGCCGTACGAAGAGGTCGAGGTCACGTCGGCTCCCGCGCTGTTCCAGCCGAGGACCGGTCCGCTCGGTCTCACCGACTGGGAGAAGGTCTACGCCGCCGGGCCGTCGAAGTGGACGGAGATCGACATCTTCGAGGCGCGGGGACTGTCGCGAGACGGCGTCGTGGTCGTGGTGCGCCCCGATCAGTACGTCTCCGCGATCCTGCCGTTGGATGCCGTCGATGAGCTGGCGGCGTTCTTCGAGGGAGCGTTGCTGCCCGCGTCCTGA
- a CDS encoding PhzF family phenazine biosynthesis isomerase: protein MTDDLDILRYSAFAATPTGGNPAGVVLDAGGTSDERMQRIAADVGYSETAFVVGRAADAPVPRYRVRYWSPAAEVPFCGHATVATAVALAESDGVGDVVFDTDAGAVTLRSVADADGRIIVSFTSVEPQVRDLDASVLERLLSLLSVEVTDLDERFPPKEAFAGNWHPVITLRDRELFDQFRFFPADVAALMREQGWLGTVTVLHAVGPADFDARNLFPVGRITEDPATGSAAASVGAYLRDLGHTEQAVRIHQGAHVRRPSLLTVTIPPTGGIVVSGGAFRLP from the coding sequence ATGACCGATGACCTCGATATCCTGCGCTACAGCGCGTTCGCTGCGACCCCCACCGGGGGGAACCCCGCAGGGGTGGTGCTCGATGCCGGCGGGACGTCCGACGAGCGGATGCAGCGCATCGCCGCGGACGTCGGATACTCCGAGACCGCGTTCGTCGTCGGCCGGGCCGCGGATGCACCGGTTCCGCGTTATCGGGTGCGCTATTGGTCGCCTGCTGCCGAAGTGCCGTTCTGCGGCCATGCGACGGTCGCCACCGCCGTCGCCCTCGCCGAGAGCGACGGTGTCGGAGATGTGGTCTTCGACACCGATGCCGGCGCCGTCACGCTACGGTCGGTCGCAGACGCGGACGGACGGATCATCGTGTCGTTCACGAGCGTCGAGCCTCAGGTGCGCGATCTCGACGCATCGGTGCTCGAGAGGCTCTTGAGCCTGTTGAGCGTCGAGGTCACGGATCTCGACGAGCGATTCCCTCCGAAGGAGGCGTTCGCCGGCAACTGGCATCCGGTCATCACTCTCCGTGACCGAGAGCTGTTCGATCAGTTCCGCTTCTTCCCCGCCGATGTCGCTGCGCTCATGCGCGAACAGGGGTGGCTCGGCACCGTGACGGTGCTGCACGCGGTGGGTCCTGCGGACTTCGACGCGCGCAACCTGTTCCCGGTCGGCCGCATCACCGAAGACCCGGCGACGGGATCAGCGGCGGCATCCGTCGGCGCATACCTGCGGGATCTCGGCCATACGGAGCAGGCCGTCCGCATCCACCAGGGCGCGCACGTTCGTCGCCCGAGTCTGCTCACCGTGACGATCCCGCCGACCGGCGGCATCGTGGTGTCCGGCGGGGCGTTCCGACTACCCTGA
- a CDS encoding NUDIX domain-containing protein: MPAIRNIAVGLPVKDGHLLALEGHDRSRGLDFLRAIGGGIEFGETAVEALRREFMEELGVELDGAEPLGVFENIFTYEGAPGHEIAHVFAVSSAALDAVPLDAELRILDEGSPVRWVPIADIETGVRVLFPEGAPAALRTISAR; this comes from the coding sequence GTGCCTGCCATCCGCAACATCGCCGTCGGCCTCCCCGTGAAGGACGGGCATCTGCTCGCCCTCGAAGGACACGACCGCTCACGCGGACTCGACTTCCTCCGCGCGATCGGCGGGGGGATCGAGTTCGGCGAGACAGCTGTGGAGGCGCTCCGGCGAGAGTTCATGGAAGAACTCGGCGTCGAGCTCGACGGCGCCGAGCCGCTCGGCGTCTTCGAGAACATCTTCACGTACGAGGGCGCACCCGGGCATGAGATCGCGCACGTCTTCGCAGTGTCGTCCGCAGCGCTCGATGCCGTGCCGCTCGACGCCGAACTCCGGATACTCGACGAGGGCAGCCCTGTGCGCTGGGTGCCCATCGCCGACATCGAGACCGGCGTCCGCGTGCTCTTTCCGGAGGGCGCGCCAGCGGCCCTGCGCACGATCTCCGCACGCTGA
- a CDS encoding VOC family protein — MTWKIELIFVPVTDVDRSKEFYTKIGFNPDHDQVPYEGLRFVQMTPPGSACSIAFGTGLEIPLEPGQQKTIQVVVPNADEAKAQLEAVGVTTKGVEDLGWGRFVWFDDPDGNTWTLQELPDYSAQA; from the coding sequence ATGACCTGGAAGATCGAGCTCATCTTCGTGCCGGTGACCGACGTCGACCGCTCGAAGGAGTTCTACACGAAGATCGGATTCAACCCCGACCACGATCAGGTGCCGTACGAGGGGCTCCGCTTCGTGCAGATGACTCCGCCGGGGTCCGCCTGCTCGATCGCCTTCGGCACGGGACTCGAGATTCCTCTCGAGCCGGGGCAGCAGAAGACGATCCAGGTGGTGGTGCCGAACGCCGACGAGGCGAAGGCACAGCTCGAGGCCGTGGGCGTGACGACCAAGGGCGTCGAAGACCTGGGCTGGGGGCGTTTCGTCTGGTTCGACGACCCCGACGGCAACACCTGGACTCTTCAGGAACTGCCCGACTACAGCGCGCAGGCCTGA
- a CDS encoding ABC transporter permease, with protein MLVSPTMLRIEGIRQLRNPYTLAFTLAMPVAMYLLFGAGMGYGSLSAGHGNVSFYVMTSMAAYGTAVAMSSLTSLAATEAKQGWGRQLAMTPLTTAGYALTKLLTSVAFAALALVAVFSAGMMTGAQVEDAWRWVATAALILGIGLMYGLFGLGVGLFFSSDSAAALASISMTFFAFFGNVFMPLDGMMLDIARFTPLYGFVALSRWPLTDGVLTTGQTDEPWMLLLNIVVWLGLFGLLVTMGMQRSRSRQ; from the coding sequence ATGCTCGTCTCACCCACCATGCTGCGCATTGAAGGCATCCGTCAGCTGCGCAACCCGTACACGCTCGCGTTCACGCTGGCGATGCCGGTCGCGATGTACCTGCTATTCGGCGCGGGGATGGGCTACGGCTCGCTCTCTGCCGGCCATGGCAACGTGTCCTTCTACGTGATGACGTCGATGGCCGCCTACGGCACGGCGGTCGCGATGAGCTCGTTGACCTCGCTCGCGGCGACGGAGGCGAAGCAGGGCTGGGGTCGTCAGCTCGCGATGACCCCGCTGACGACCGCAGGCTACGCACTCACGAAGCTGCTCACATCGGTCGCCTTCGCTGCGCTGGCACTGGTCGCCGTCTTCTCCGCCGGCATGATGACCGGCGCACAGGTCGAGGATGCCTGGCGCTGGGTGGCCACTGCGGCCCTCATCCTCGGGATCGGCCTGATGTACGGGCTGTTCGGACTCGGCGTCGGCCTGTTCTTCAGCTCGGACTCCGCCGCGGCGCTGGCCTCGATCTCGATGACGTTCTTCGCATTCTTCGGCAATGTCTTCATGCCGCTCGACGGGATGATGCTCGACATCGCCCGCTTCACGCCCCTGTACGGTTTCGTCGCCCTCAGTCGCTGGCCGTTGACCGACGGTGTCCTCACGACGGGGCAGACGGACGAGCCGTGGATGCTGCTCCTGAACATCGTCGTGTGGCTGGGACTGTTCGGGCTGCTGGTGACCATGGGTATGCAGCGCTCCCGGTCGCGGCAGTAG
- a CDS encoding thiamine pyrophosphate-binding protein, which translates to MPTVSAHVAHTLAQHIDAVFGVMGNGNAYFLDAIETQTDAVFTAVRHEQGAVVAADAHFRASGRIAAGTSTYGAGFTNTLTALAEAVQAHVPLVLVVGDEPTSGPRPWDVDQIALASAVGARTYTVGRADAAATTVIAIEHALTYRVPVVLAIPYDVAALEAGAVPEAPAPRLPAPLAPRGEFSEGTLGEIAAALAGASRPFLLAGRGAWLAGAGGALGELAGLTGALTASSALGRGVFPESQYDLGVTGGFGADGAMELVRSADVAVVFGASLNQFTMRFGELFAPGTRVFQIDIAPAATHPHVGGFVRADARLAAEELVARVGSLVSGAAPEIDAAEHSFGAEARRAETSGLTDGASHRASESVLGMPWRESVDVAAARTYDEGDDLASDGRLDPRSAARRIAELLPSDRVVVSDGGHFIGWANMYWPVEAPDRMMMVGTAFQSIGQGWPSVVGAALARRESTVVLTSGDGGGLMAIADLESAVRAAQGRGVAVIWNDAAYGAEVNLYGLKGLAEGPMRIPEVDFAAFGAAVGAEGVVVKTLADLDRLGTWALEDAATRRFLLLDLRISGDVIAPYQQEIIRVNS; encoded by the coding sequence ATGCCCACCGTCTCCGCGCACGTCGCACACACCCTCGCCCAGCACATCGACGCCGTCTTCGGCGTGATGGGCAACGGCAACGCCTACTTCCTCGACGCGATCGAGACGCAGACGGATGCGGTATTCACGGCCGTCCGCCACGAGCAGGGCGCGGTCGTCGCCGCGGACGCGCACTTCCGCGCCTCCGGACGCATCGCGGCCGGCACCTCGACCTACGGCGCGGGCTTCACGAACACGCTCACGGCGCTCGCCGAGGCCGTGCAGGCCCACGTGCCGCTCGTGCTCGTGGTCGGCGATGAGCCGACCTCCGGTCCTCGCCCGTGGGACGTCGATCAGATCGCGCTCGCCTCGGCCGTCGGCGCCCGCACCTATACGGTCGGTCGCGCGGATGCCGCCGCGACCACCGTGATCGCGATCGAGCACGCGCTGACCTACCGCGTGCCGGTCGTGCTGGCCATCCCCTACGACGTGGCCGCGCTCGAGGCGGGTGCAGTGCCCGAGGCGCCGGCGCCGCGACTCCCCGCGCCGCTCGCCCCTCGCGGGGAGTTCTCCGAAGGCACGCTGGGTGAGATCGCCGCGGCCCTGGCCGGAGCATCCCGCCCGTTCCTGCTCGCCGGTCGTGGTGCCTGGCTGGCCGGCGCGGGTGGTGCGCTGGGCGAGCTCGCCGGCCTGACCGGTGCCCTCACCGCATCGTCCGCACTCGGTCGCGGCGTGTTCCCCGAGTCGCAGTACGACCTCGGCGTCACCGGCGGATTCGGTGCCGACGGCGCCATGGAGCTCGTGCGCAGCGCTGACGTCGCGGTCGTTTTCGGCGCCTCCCTCAACCAGTTCACGATGCGCTTCGGCGAGCTCTTCGCGCCCGGCACCCGCGTTTTCCAGATCGACATCGCCCCGGCTGCCACGCATCCTCATGTCGGCGGCTTCGTCCGTGCGGACGCCCGCCTCGCAGCCGAGGAGCTCGTCGCGCGGGTCGGCTCCCTCGTCTCCGGCGCCGCTCCCGAGATCGACGCTGCCGAGCACAGCTTCGGAGCTGAGGCACGCCGCGCCGAGACGTCGGGACTCACGGACGGCGCGTCGCACCGGGCATCCGAATCTGTGCTCGGGATGCCCTGGCGCGAGTCCGTCGACGTCGCCGCGGCACGCACGTACGACGAGGGCGACGACCTCGCCTCAGACGGGCGCCTGGACCCCCGGTCGGCCGCACGCCGCATCGCCGAGCTGCTGCCCAGCGACCGTGTCGTCGTCTCCGACGGCGGACACTTCATCGGCTGGGCGAACATGTACTGGCCGGTCGAGGCCCCCGACCGCATGATGATGGTCGGCACCGCTTTCCAGTCGATCGGACAGGGCTGGCCGAGTGTCGTCGGCGCGGCTCTCGCCCGCCGCGAGTCGACCGTCGTGCTGACGTCGGGCGACGGCGGGGGCCTGATGGCGATCGCCGACCTCGAGTCAGCCGTCCGTGCCGCCCAGGGCCGTGGCGTCGCCGTGATCTGGAACGACGCCGCGTACGGCGCCGAGGTCAACCTGTACGGTCTCAAGGGACTGGCTGAGGGGCCGATGCGGATCCCCGAGGTCGACTTCGCCGCGTTCGGTGCCGCTGTCGGCGCAGAGGGCGTCGTCGTGAAGACCCTCGCGGATCTCGATCGGCTCGGCACCTGGGCACTCGAGGATGCCGCGACGCGACGCTTCCTGCTGCTCGACCTCCGCATCTCGGGCGACGTCATCGCGCCGTACCAGCAGGAGATCATCCGTGTGAACTCGTGA
- a CDS encoding ABC transporter ATP-binding protein has protein sequence MNNTSRGRPVAQAAARPASNASNDDPVVLDLRGVTRHFGSGDRRVQAVAGVDLSIRRGEVVALLGPNGAGKTTTLDMLLGLTQPSTGTVQVLGVTPERATSSGAIGAVLQTGGLLGDLTVGETVRLIASLYGAEAIARVPEVMARADLENLARRRVSKCSGGEQQRVKFALAMVSDPDILVLDEPTAGMDVTARRHFWDVMRADADAGRTIVFATHYLEEAEQFARRTVVMHRGAIVADAPTALLRASLGERSLSATVDSADAVLVATLEDTDGVVDVRLDGNRLSLRAADSDAAARILLDYGAHDLEIAAATLETAFTALTEN, from the coding sequence ATGAACAACACCTCCAGGGGTCGTCCGGTGGCGCAGGCTGCCGCTCGTCCGGCATCCAACGCCTCGAACGATGATCCGGTCGTGCTCGACCTGCGCGGCGTCACGCGCCATTTCGGCTCGGGCGACCGTCGCGTGCAGGCCGTGGCCGGAGTCGATCTGTCGATCCGCCGGGGAGAGGTCGTGGCCTTGCTGGGGCCGAACGGCGCAGGCAAGACGACCACCCTCGACATGCTCCTGGGGCTCACACAGCCCAGCACCGGCACCGTGCAGGTGCTCGGGGTCACGCCGGAGCGGGCCACGTCGAGCGGCGCGATCGGCGCGGTGCTGCAGACCGGCGGTCTGCTGGGCGACCTGACCGTGGGCGAGACCGTGCGCCTCATCGCCTCGCTGTACGGAGCAGAAGCCATCGCACGCGTGCCCGAGGTCATGGCCCGTGCCGATCTCGAAAACCTCGCCCGCCGTCGGGTGTCGAAGTGCTCCGGTGGAGAGCAGCAGCGGGTGAAGTTCGCGCTCGCCATGGTCTCCGACCCCGACATCCTCGTGCTCGATGAGCCGACGGCAGGTATGGATGTCACCGCCCGGCGGCACTTCTGGGACGTCATGCGGGCGGATGCGGATGCCGGGCGCACGATCGTCTTCGCCACCCACTACCTGGAAGAGGCGGAGCAGTTCGCGCGCCGGACGGTGGTGATGCACCGCGGCGCGATCGTCGCGGACGCCCCCACCGCGCTGCTGCGCGCGAGTCTCGGGGAGCGGAGCCTCTCCGCGACCGTCGACTCGGCCGATGCGGTGCTCGTTGCGACGTTGGAAGACACGGACGGCGTCGTGGACGTGCGACTGGACGGGAACCGGCTGAGCCTGCGCGCAGCGGACTCGGACGCCGCCGCCCGGATCCTCCTCGACTACGGCGCCCACGACCTCGAGATCGCCGCCGCCACCCTCGAAACCGCCTTCACGGCCCTGACGGAGAACTGA
- a CDS encoding circularly permuted type 2 ATP-grasp protein, producing MESLFNGYTSRRSPQRAGAAPWDEMFPADAPPGGEGVRIPYKDMYPALAGMDDAELRARTDALASSYLAQGVTFDFAGEERPFPLDVVPRVIAADDWTLVESGVKQRVRALEAFLADAYGPQLAVQDGVIPAPLISSSSHFHRQAAGIVGANGVRIHVAGIDVIRDEAGAWRVLEDNVRVPSGVSYVLANRRVMAQTLPELFTSLRVRPVVDYPGRLLQALRAAAPAGVDDPTVVVLTPGVHNSAYYEHTLLARMMGIELVEGRDLFCSGGRVWMHTTAGPTRVDVIYRRVDDEFLDPQQFRPDSVLGAPGLMLAARLGNVTLANAVGNGVADDKLVYTYVPDLIRYYLGEEPVLPNVDTWRLEEPDALEEVLDRLDELVVKPVDGSGGKGLVVGPDASRETLDELRKTLLADPRGWIAQPVVQLSTIPTLVEDGFRPRHVDLRPFAVNDGQDIWVLPGGLTRVALPEGQLVVNSSQGGGSKDTWVLDPSLFTGPTTTVTGEPDPAADEVSLATGAIAVVSTNREESHQPFLSSPQDEDLELRHHQQQQQQQQQQQQQQQQQQQQQQGGASC from the coding sequence ATGGAGTCGCTGTTCAACGGATACACCTCGCGTCGATCACCGCAGCGGGCGGGAGCAGCCCCGTGGGATGAGATGTTTCCTGCGGATGCCCCTCCGGGAGGCGAGGGAGTTCGCATTCCCTATAAGGACATGTATCCGGCGCTCGCGGGCATGGACGACGCCGAGCTGCGCGCCCGCACGGATGCACTCGCGAGTTCGTATCTCGCGCAGGGCGTGACATTCGACTTCGCAGGCGAGGAGCGCCCGTTCCCTCTCGACGTGGTGCCTCGAGTGATCGCCGCGGACGACTGGACGCTGGTCGAATCCGGGGTGAAGCAGCGCGTCCGGGCGCTCGAGGCCTTCCTGGCCGACGCCTACGGGCCACAGCTCGCGGTGCAGGACGGAGTGATCCCCGCGCCGTTGATCAGTTCGTCCTCGCACTTCCATCGTCAGGCGGCGGGGATCGTGGGGGCGAACGGCGTCCGCATCCACGTCGCGGGCATCGACGTCATCCGTGATGAGGCGGGAGCCTGGCGGGTGCTCGAAGACAACGTGCGCGTGCCCAGCGGGGTCAGTTACGTGCTCGCCAACCGGAGAGTGATGGCGCAGACGCTCCCCGAACTCTTCACGAGTCTGCGGGTGCGTCCGGTCGTCGACTATCCCGGGCGATTGCTGCAGGCCCTGCGCGCGGCAGCGCCCGCGGGTGTCGACGATCCGACGGTGGTGGTGCTGACCCCCGGTGTGCACAACTCGGCCTATTACGAGCACACGCTGCTGGCCCGCATGATGGGCATCGAGCTGGTGGAGGGTCGCGACCTCTTCTGCTCTGGTGGGCGCGTGTGGATGCACACCACAGCGGGGCCCACCCGCGTCGACGTGATCTACCGACGGGTCGATGACGAGTTCCTCGACCCGCAGCAGTTCCGACCGGATTCGGTGCTCGGGGCGCCGGGGCTGATGCTCGCCGCCAGACTCGGCAACGTGACCCTCGCAAACGCCGTCGGCAACGGGGTCGCCGACGACAAGCTGGTCTACACGTACGTGCCCGACCTGATCCGCTACTACCTGGGCGAGGAGCCGGTGCTCCCGAACGTCGACACCTGGCGGCTCGAGGAGCCGGATGCCCTCGAGGAGGTGCTCGATCGGCTCGACGAACTGGTCGTGAAGCCGGTCGACGGCTCAGGCGGCAAAGGGCTCGTCGTCGGACCGGATGCATCGCGCGAGACGCTCGACGAGCTCCGCAAGACACTGCTCGCGGATCCGCGAGGGTGGATCGCGCAGCCCGTCGTGCAGCTGTCGACCATCCCCACTCTCGTCGAGGACGGGTTCCGGCCGCGGCACGTCGATCTGCGCCCGTTCGCCGTCAACGACGGACAGGACATCTGGGTGCTCCCCGGCGGACTCACGAGGGTGGCGCTGCCCGAGGGGCAGCTGGTCGTGAACTCCAGTCAGGGCGGAGGATCGAAGGACACCTGGGTGCTGGACCCGTCTCTGTTCACAGGACCGACGACGACCGTGACGGGAGAGCCCGACCCTGCCGCCGATGAGGTCTCTCTCGCCACCGGGGCGATCGCGGTCGTGTCGACGAATAGGGAGGAGTCGCATCAGCCGTTCCTCTCCTCTCCGCAGGACGAGGATCTCGAGCTGCGTCATCACCAGCAACAGCAACAGCAACAGCAACAGCAACAGCAACAGCAACAGCAACAGCAGCAGCAACAGCAGGGGGGTGCGTCGTGCTGA
- a CDS encoding histidine kinase, producing MMQDSKRASSDASGDARRLAALGAPPAAWSAPGARAPRGPVGKDPWARFGWLMAVIWLVFLVYPVLSLLRSEAPPPWIVVGWIALIAFVLLYVTGFVHGMRGGGGLGRPPSVRQWVTFALLIVCALISVPAEGGSALSFLPFIMSFASYGLTRVWHWITTVAALTFAALCVFLLPGGLSYLSVLAIIGLLGVVNTVSTWLIIRSGEAEQLGLELATSEGREAVARDVHDLIGHSLTVVGLKAQLVRRLMDSDPERAKAELADIERLTAEALAGVRSSVSGARAATLVEQLASSRDSLRAADIELRVDGEVDALSPVQAITASWILREATTNALRHSRARMVRVLLAPGRLVVDDDGVGMPEGAGEGAGNGIRGMRERAAAAGAGFAIAGVRAPERSGTRVEVTW from the coding sequence ATGATGCAGGACTCGAAGCGGGCATCCTCGGACGCATCCGGGGACGCCCGGCGGCTCGCCGCCCTGGGAGCACCGCCGGCCGCATGGTCGGCCCCGGGAGCGCGCGCCCCACGTGGACCGGTGGGGAAGGATCCCTGGGCGCGGTTCGGCTGGCTGATGGCCGTGATCTGGCTGGTCTTCCTCGTCTACCCGGTGCTGTCGCTCCTGCGCTCCGAGGCGCCGCCCCCGTGGATCGTCGTGGGCTGGATCGCGCTGATCGCCTTCGTGCTGCTGTACGTCACCGGCTTCGTGCACGGGATGCGCGGCGGGGGCGGGTTGGGGCGACCGCCGTCTGTACGGCAGTGGGTCACGTTCGCGCTCCTCATCGTCTGCGCACTGATCTCCGTGCCGGCAGAAGGCGGGTCCGCGCTCAGCTTCCTTCCGTTCATCATGTCGTTCGCCTCCTACGGGCTGACGCGTGTGTGGCACTGGATCACGACGGTCGCCGCCCTGACGTTCGCGGCGCTGTGCGTCTTCCTCCTCCCCGGAGGCCTCAGCTACCTGTCGGTGCTGGCGATCATCGGACTGCTGGGCGTCGTCAACACGGTGTCGACCTGGCTCATCATCCGCTCGGGAGAGGCTGAGCAGCTCGGGCTCGAATTGGCGACGAGTGAGGGGCGCGAAGCCGTCGCCCGCGACGTGCACGACCTGATCGGCCACTCGCTGACGGTCGTCGGTCTCAAGGCGCAGCTCGTGCGCCGCCTCATGGATTCCGATCCGGAGCGCGCGAAGGCCGAGCTCGCCGACATCGAGCGGCTGACGGCGGAGGCGCTCGCCGGGGTGAGGTCATCGGTGTCCGGTGCGCGCGCGGCCACGCTCGTCGAGCAGCTCGCCTCGTCTCGGGACTCGCTCCGCGCTGCCGACATCGAGCTGCGGGTCGACGGCGAGGTCGATGCCCTCTCGCCGGTGCAGGCGATCACCGCGAGTTGGATCCTGCGTGAGGCGACGACCAATGCGCTGCGTCATTCGCGGGCGCGTATGGTGCGTGTGCTGCTGGCGCCCGGACGGCTGGTGGTCGACGACGACGGGGTCGGCATGCCTGAAGGTGCAGGTGAAGGCGCGGGCAACGGCATCCGTGGCATGCGCGAGCGTGCGGCGGCAGCAGGAGCAGGCTTCGCGATCGCCGGAGTGCGTGCCCCCGAGCGCTCGGGGACCAGGGTGGAGGTGACCTGGTGA